One genomic window of Chloroflexota bacterium includes the following:
- the fabF gene encoding beta-ketoacyl-ACP synthase II: MSERVVITGMGAVSPLGLSAGESWQNALAGVSGIGPITQFDTADFLVKVAGEVKNFDPTNYIPARDARRQDRFEQFAVVAAKEAVEQAGLAVTEVNRERVGVIISSAIGGLGSLEEGSRILIESGPRRVSPFLIPMLMPNGGAGLTAIEYGFQGPAFSVASACASGADGIGVAWMMLKLGMIDVAVTGASESTIAPVGVAAFDRLGAMSRRGVGEITPQPFDKERDGLVMGEGAAVLVMERESHAHKRGAQIFAEFGGYGSTSDAYHITAPAADGAGGARAMRLAMESALVNPDEISYISAHGTATPLNDVAETQAIKAAFGDLAYNIPVSSTKSMTGHMMGATGALEALFCVRAVSENLLPPTINYHTPDPECDLDYIPNQAREAPVEIAISNAFGFGGHNAVLLIKKYRG, translated from the coding sequence ATGAGTGAACGCGTTGTAATAACAGGAATGGGCGCGGTGAGCCCCCTGGGGTTATCGGCTGGAGAAAGTTGGCAAAACGCGCTGGCGGGTGTTTCTGGTATTGGGCCGATTACACAATTTGATACTGCTGATTTTTTGGTAAAAGTAGCCGGGGAGGTCAAAAATTTTGATCCGACGAATTATATACCAGCCCGAGATGCGCGCCGCCAGGATCGTTTTGAGCAATTTGCGGTGGTTGCAGCGAAGGAGGCTGTGGAGCAGGCCGGATTGGCTGTGACTGAAGTCAACCGTGAGCGCGTTGGGGTGATTATTTCTTCAGCAATTGGCGGTCTGGGTTCGTTGGAAGAAGGTAGCCGAATATTGATCGAATCAGGCCCGCGGCGGGTTAGCCCGTTTTTGATACCGATGCTGATGCCCAATGGCGGAGCCGGGCTAACCGCGATTGAATATGGATTTCAAGGCCCGGCCTTTTCGGTGGCTTCAGCTTGCGCCTCGGGGGCAGATGGCATTGGCGTTGCCTGGATGATGCTCAAGCTGGGAATGATTGACGTGGCTGTGACCGGTGCCAGCGAATCGACAATTGCGCCGGTTGGTGTGGCTGCGTTTGACCGTTTGGGGGCTATGTCGCGTCGCGGGGTTGGCGAAATCACTCCGCAGCCTTTCGATAAAGAGCGCGACGGTCTTGTGATGGGGGAAGGCGCGGCGGTGCTGGTGATGGAGCGTGAAAGCCACGCCCACAAGCGCGGTGCTCAAATTTTTGCCGAGTTTGGCGGTTATGGCAGTACGTCCGATGCCTATCATATTACTGCCCCGGCAGCCGATGGCGCGGGCGGGGCGCGGGCCATGCGCCTGGCGATGGAAAGCGCTTTGGTCAATCCCGATGAGATTAGCTATATCAGCGCGCATGGCACAGCCACACCGCTAAACGATGTCGCCGAAACCCAGGCGATCAAGGCAGCTTTCGGCGATTTAGCGTATAATATTCCTGTTTCGTCTACCAAATCCATGACCGGGCACATGATGGGCGCCACCGGCGCGCTCGAAGCGCTTTTCTGTGTGCGTGCGGTGAGTGAAAATTTGCTGCCGCCCACGATCAATTACCATACGCCCGATCCGGAGTGCGATCTGGATTATATTCCTAACCAGGCGCGTGAAGCGCCTGTTGAAATTGCAATCAGCAATGCATTTGGCTTTGGAGGTCATAACGCGGTTTTGCTTATCAAGAAATATCGCGGATAG
- the moaC gene encoding cyclic pyranopterin monophosphate synthase MoaC, with amino-acid sequence MSIQKLSHLDESGRARMVDVGAKPITERVAVAKGEVIMRPETLELIQVGALKKGDVLSVAELAGVMAAKKTSDLIPLCHPLALNQILVEIQPQPELPGVEITATVRTSGKTGVEMEALTAVSVAALTVYDMAKAVEKTMQITHIRLVEKHGGQSGDVINE; translated from the coding sequence ATGTCTATCCAAAAATTATCCCATCTCGATGAAAGCGGGCGCGCCCGCATGGTGGATGTCGGCGCTAAACCCATAACCGAGCGCGTGGCAGTTGCTAAAGGCGAAGTCATCATGCGCCCGGAGACGCTGGAACTCATCCAGGTCGGGGCGCTGAAAAAAGGGGATGTCCTCAGCGTGGCTGAATTGGCCGGTGTGATGGCTGCAAAAAAAACATCCGACCTGATTCCGCTGTGCCATCCCCTGGCGCTTAATCAGATTTTGGTCGAGATTCAGCCTCAACCGGAACTGCCCGGCGTGGAGATCACTGCCACGGTGCGCACCTCCGGTAAAACCGGCGTGGAGATGGAAGCCCTGACCGCCGTCTCTGTGGCTGCCCTGACTGTTTACGATATGGCGAAAGCCGTTGAGAAAACCATGCAAATTACGCATATCCGCCTGGTGGAGAAACACGGCGGTCAAAGTGGTGACGTGATCAATGAATGA
- the rnc gene encoding ribonuclease III, whose product MDTTQGYREVETPRALAKRLGIEMDDLRLLSRALTHRSYLNENVDALEDNERLEFLGDAVLDFLVGAWLYNRFPEMSEGELTRMRSALVRTDQLAEFADEINLGGAMCLGRGEAENGGRERPALLCATFEALIGAIYLGSGLGEVQRFFDPFLNGMAHQIYASGGLQDPKSSLQEWTQAHGDGAPKYRTISATGPDHEKFFEIEVLIGDKVYGRGSGHSKQAAAKAAAREAIIALGAE is encoded by the coding sequence ATGGATACTACTCAGGGATACCGCGAGGTGGAAACCCCGCGGGCTTTAGCTAAACGGCTGGGGATTGAGATGGATGATTTGCGCCTGCTCAGCCGGGCGCTTACACACCGTTCGTATCTAAATGAAAATGTGGATGCACTCGAAGATAACGAGCGTCTCGAATTTCTCGGCGACGCAGTTTTAGATTTTCTGGTGGGTGCCTGGCTCTATAATCGTTTCCCCGAAATGTCTGAAGGAGAGTTGACGCGTATGCGCTCGGCGCTGGTGCGTACTGATCAGCTTGCCGAATTCGCCGATGAAATCAATCTGGGCGGAGCTATGTGCCTGGGGCGCGGCGAGGCGGAGAATGGCGGGCGTGAGCGCCCGGCATTATTATGTGCCACCTTTGAAGCACTGATAGGGGCGATCTATTTGGGATCCGGACTGGGTGAAGTGCAACGATTTTTCGACCCCTTCCTTAATGGGATGGCACATCAGATCTATGCTTCGGGTGGGTTGCAAGACCCAAAGAGCAGCCTGCAAGAATGGACGCAAGCGCACGGCGATGGCGCGCCGAAATACCGCACGATCTCCGCTACTGGTCCCGATCACGAGAAATTTTTCGAAATCGAAGTGTTGATTGGCGATAAAGTATATGGCCGAGGCAGCGGACACAGTAAGCAAGCCGCTGCTAAAGCTGCGGCGCGTGAAGCTATAATCGCGCTCGGCGCAGAATGA
- a CDS encoding MoaD/ThiS family protein, with product MNEITILFFATMRDHTGERKISLNVPENIQVSGLKTLLAERYPHATGALDATLVSINRDYAFDEDIIPAGAEVAMFPHVSGG from the coding sequence ATGAATGAAATAACCATCCTGTTTTTTGCCACGATGCGCGATCATACCGGCGAGCGCAAAATTTCGCTAAATGTGCCGGAAAATATTCAAGTCAGCGGTTTAAAAACCTTGTTGGCTGAACGCTATCCCCATGCAACCGGAGCGTTGGATGCTACCCTGGTTTCGATCAACCGTGATTACGCTTTTGATGAAGACATCATCCCCGCTGGGGCAGAAGTTGCCATGTTTCCGCATGTCAGTGGGGGATAA
- a CDS encoding molybdenum cofactor biosynthesis protein MoaE, with amino-acid sequence MSQFPTIFSITKDELNLDDLLAQITLPSTGAACFFTGMVRGTTQRDGLPPETEYLEYEAYTPMAEAKMGQVADEIRQRWPMIEGIAIVQRIGRLYPMTPTVLIACTAAHRDTGVFEAARYGIDRLKEIVPVWKKEIGPDGGTWIEGGYTPQPGE; translated from the coding sequence ATGTCTCAATTCCCAACGATTTTCTCGATTACAAAAGATGAACTCAATCTGGATGATCTGCTGGCGCAGATTACCCTGCCCTCGACCGGGGCGGCCTGCTTCTTCACCGGGATGGTGAGAGGCACGACCCAACGCGATGGCTTGCCTCCAGAGACGGAATACCTCGAATATGAGGCTTACACCCCGATGGCGGAGGCGAAAATGGGGCAGGTTGCCGATGAAATCCGCCAGCGCTGGCCGATGATTGAGGGCATTGCGATTGTACAACGCATCGGACGCTTGTATCCCATGACGCCGACGGTGCTGATTGCTTGCACCGCCGCGCATCGTGATACCGGGGTTTTTGAAGCAGCGCGCTATGGCATTGATCGCCTGAAAGAGATTGTGCCAGTCTGGAAGAAGGAAATCGGCCCGGATGGGGGAACCTGGATTGAGGGCGGGTACACGCCCCAACCCGGGGAATAG